One window of the Nocardia huaxiensis genome contains the following:
- a CDS encoding 2-keto-4-pentenoate hydratase — protein sequence MEGNSVLTDALRTELAEELAVAERDRVALDPLVARHPGIDVVDAYEIQLINIRGRVANGARVIGHKVGLSSEAMQKMMGVDEPDYGHLLAEMEVFEDVPVDTSKYLFPRVEVEVGFILGADLPGEDCTEEDVLAATVAYAPAIELIDTRIKNWQIGLCDTIADNASSAGWVLGPERVAPKDLDIKKIDAVLTRNGEVVAEGRSDAVLGDPTIAVAWLARKVASFGVRLKKGDIVLPGSCTRAIDARPGDDFTAEFAGLGSVRLRFE from the coding sequence ATGGAAGGAAACAGCGTGCTGACCGACGCGCTTCGCACTGAACTGGCGGAAGAACTCGCCGTCGCTGAGCGGGACCGGGTGGCACTCGACCCGCTGGTCGCGCGGCATCCCGGCATCGACGTGGTCGACGCCTACGAGATCCAGCTCATCAATATCCGCGGCCGCGTCGCGAACGGCGCGCGCGTCATCGGCCACAAGGTGGGGCTCTCCTCCGAGGCCATGCAGAAGATGATGGGTGTGGACGAGCCCGACTACGGGCATCTGCTCGCGGAAATGGAAGTCTTCGAAGACGTTCCGGTCGACACGTCCAAGTACCTGTTCCCGCGCGTCGAGGTCGAGGTCGGCTTCATTCTGGGCGCGGACCTGCCGGGCGAGGACTGCACCGAGGAGGACGTGCTCGCCGCGACCGTCGCCTACGCGCCCGCCATCGAGCTCATCGACACCCGCATCAAGAACTGGCAGATCGGCCTGTGCGACACCATCGCCGACAATGCCTCCTCCGCCGGGTGGGTGCTGGGCCCCGAGCGCGTCGCGCCGAAAGACCTGGACATCAAGAAGATCGACGCCGTGCTGACCCGCAATGGCGAGGTCGTCGCCGAGGGCCGCTCCGATGCCGTGCTCGGTGATCCGACCATTGCCGTCGCGTGGCTGGCCCGCAAGGTCGCCTCCTTCGGGGTGCGCCTGAAGAAGGGCGACATCGTGCTGCCCGGCTCCTGCACCCGCGCCATCGACGCCCGCCCGGGCGACGACTTCACCGCCGAGTTCGCCGGACTCGGTTCTGTCCGCCTTCGGTTCGAATGA
- a CDS encoding DUF4189 domain-containing protein, whose amino-acid sequence MLFSKTARSTTLLAAAALTIGVSAVSTVVAAPAQAYGGTWGAIALGNHERAYSIVTGYPSKEAAEAAAVSKCGYTDCVSKINWDADRSDNKRCAAAAVTARGHWGWSWGNTWEEAEALAIDSAGWGAGVQISGCDTITRGPQN is encoded by the coding sequence ATGCTCTTTTCGAAAACCGCGCGCTCGACCACACTGCTCGCCGCCGCGGCCCTGACCATCGGCGTCTCGGCCGTGTCCACCGTCGTCGCGGCACCCGCTCAGGCCTACGGGGGGACCTGGGGCGCCATCGCGCTCGGCAACCACGAGCGCGCCTACTCGATCGTGACCGGCTACCCGAGCAAGGAGGCGGCCGAGGCCGCCGCCGTCTCCAAGTGCGGCTACACCGACTGCGTCTCGAAGATCAACTGGGACGCCGACCGCTCCGACAACAAGCGCTGCGCCGCCGCCGCGGTGACCGCGCGCGGGCACTGGGGCTGGTCGTGGGGCAACACCTGGGAAGAGGCCGAGGCGCTCGCCATCGACTCCGCCGGATGGGGTGCGGGCGTGCAGATCTCGGGCTGCGACACCATCACCCGCGGCCCTCAGAACTGA
- a CDS encoding RNA 2'-phosphotransferase, which translates to MDDIRLIRTSKKLAYHLRHAPEGIGLEPDGAGWVDVRELLAALAAHGRAVSRAELDEVVARNDKRRFEFDETGTRIRASQGHSIDVELDYEVSVAPDILYHGTVAAALPGIRSEGLKPMRRHAVHLSASFETAVKVGTRRGKPVVLFVDAAAMQRDGHEFRVSTNGVWLAAAVPTAYLTGL; encoded by the coding sequence ATGGATGACATACGGCTGATCAGAACCTCGAAGAAGCTGGCCTATCACCTGCGGCACGCGCCGGAGGGGATCGGGCTGGAGCCCGACGGCGCGGGCTGGGTGGACGTGCGCGAGCTGCTCGCGGCCCTGGCCGCGCACGGGCGGGCCGTCAGCCGCGCCGAACTGGACGAGGTGGTGGCGCGAAACGACAAGCGCCGCTTCGAATTCGACGAGACCGGAACCCGTATCCGGGCCAGCCAGGGGCACAGTATCGACGTGGAACTCGACTACGAGGTCTCCGTCGCACCGGACATTCTCTACCACGGTACGGTGGCCGCGGCGTTGCCCGGAATCCGCTCCGAGGGTCTGAAACCCATGCGGCGGCACGCTGTTCACCTGTCGGCGAGCTTCGAGACCGCCGTGAAAGTGGGCACTCGGAGGGGCAAGCCGGTGGTGCTGTTCGTGGATGCCGCCGCTATGCAGCGCGACGGTCATGAGTTCCGCGTCAGCACCAATGGCGTGTGGTTGGCGGCTGCCGTGCCGACCGCCTATCTCACCGGGTTGTGA
- a CDS encoding UDP-glucose dehydrogenase family protein — protein MRISVIGTGYLGATHAAGMAELGFEVLGVDNDPAKAAALAAGRVPFHEPELPELLAGHVNSGRLRFGTSLVEAARFADIHFLCVGTPPGRNGAADLSQLYSALDGLVPHLTRNCLIVGKSTVPVGTAEALTARIAELAPHGISVDLAWNPEFLREGHAVFDTLHPNRLVFGVTTPDAEWALRQVYARPIADGSPVVITNMPTAELIKVSANAFLATKISFINAMAELCELTGADVSLLADALGHDDRIGRKFLGAGLGYGGGCLPKDIRALIARADELGAGAAVDFLRDVDTVNQRRRERVVRETLNLVRANGDGGRVGILGAAFKPLSDDVRDSPALDVATRLHAAGLEVSVYDPAAAGPARTAAPQLVYTATAAAALHEADVVLHLTEWSEFRDLDPVFLRSVARGGVIIDARNTLDPEPWLAAGWDFRALGRLVERRAAAYPAVESPAVEPNTAPKTADALVPPAPLTRLRSRLRRTA, from the coding sequence CTGCGAATTTCCGTGATAGGCACCGGATATCTGGGCGCCACCCATGCCGCGGGCATGGCCGAACTCGGTTTCGAGGTGCTCGGCGTCGACAACGATCCCGCCAAGGCCGCCGCGCTGGCAGCGGGCCGGGTGCCGTTCCACGAGCCGGAACTGCCGGAACTGCTTGCCGGGCACGTGAACTCGGGACGGCTGCGATTCGGCACCTCCCTGGTGGAAGCGGCCCGCTTCGCCGACATCCACTTCCTGTGCGTGGGAACGCCGCCCGGCCGCAACGGCGCGGCGGACCTGTCGCAGCTGTACTCCGCGCTGGACGGCCTGGTGCCGCACCTGACCCGCAACTGCCTGATCGTCGGCAAGTCGACGGTCCCGGTCGGCACCGCCGAGGCGTTGACCGCCCGCATCGCCGAGCTTGCGCCGCACGGCATTTCGGTGGATCTGGCCTGGAATCCGGAGTTCCTGCGCGAGGGCCACGCCGTCTTCGACACCCTGCACCCCAATCGTCTGGTCTTCGGCGTGACCACGCCGGACGCGGAATGGGCGCTGCGCCAGGTGTACGCGAGACCCATAGCCGACGGCTCCCCGGTGGTGATCACCAATATGCCGACCGCGGAACTGATCAAGGTATCCGCCAATGCCTTTCTGGCGACGAAGATCTCGTTCATCAATGCGATGGCGGAACTGTGCGAGCTGACGGGTGCGGACGTGAGCCTGCTAGCCGACGCCCTCGGTCACGACGACCGCATCGGCCGCAAATTCCTCGGCGCCGGACTGGGTTACGGCGGCGGCTGCCTGCCCAAGGACATTCGCGCGCTCATCGCCCGCGCCGACGAACTGGGTGCGGGCGCGGCGGTCGACTTCCTGCGTGATGTCGACACGGTCAACCAGCGCCGCCGCGAGCGCGTCGTGCGAGAGACCCTGAACCTGGTGCGCGCCAACGGTGATGGCGGCCGGGTGGGCATTCTCGGCGCGGCCTTCAAACCGCTCTCCGACGATGTCCGCGACTCTCCGGCCCTGGATGTCGCCACCCGCCTGCATGCCGCCGGCCTCGAGGTGAGCGTCTACGACCCGGCCGCCGCGGGTCCCGCGCGGACGGCGGCCCCGCAACTGGTCTACACGGCGACGGCCGCCGCCGCCCTGCACGAGGCCGATGTGGTCCTGCATCTCACCGAATGGAGCGAATTCCGGGACCTGGACCCGGTTTTTCTGCGCTCGGTGGCGCGCGGCGGCGTCATCATCGACGCCCGCAACACCCTCGACCCGGAACCGTGGCTGGCCGCCGGATGGGACTTCCGCGCCCTGGGCCGGCTGGTCGAGCGGCGTGCCGCCGCCTATCCGGCCGTGGAATCACCTGCTGTGGAGCCGAATACGGCTCCGAAGACGGCAGACGCACTGGTGCCGCCCGCGCCCCTGACCCGCTTGCGTTCCCGGTTGCGTCGAACGGCCTGA
- the kstD gene encoding 3-oxosteroid 1-dehydrogenase, producing MTDRDYDVVVVGSGAAGMTAALTAAHNGLRVVLIEKAAHYGGSTARSGGGVWIPGNKALKAAGRPDDREDARRYLHSIIGDVVPKERIDTYIDRGAEAFDFVLDHSPLQMKWVPGYSDYYPEAPGGLGDGRSCEPKPFNAKVLGAELAKLEPPYAKAPLNVVVMQADFVRLNLIKRHPKGIMRAMRVGARTYLAKWTGKHILGMGQAIIAAMRKGLMDANVPVLLETPMTKLIQDENGRVTGVEAVHNGETVVFNARYGVVLGAGGFEHNAEMRTKYQRQPITTEWTTGAAGNTGDGIIAGMEAGGAVDFMEDAWWGPTIFKGGKPWFALAERNLPGTIMVNADGKRFGNESAPYVEAVHTMYGGEYGQGEGPGENIPAWLVFDQRYRNRYIFAGLQPGQRIPSRWMENDYIVKADTLEELAAKIGVPVENLTATVQRFNKFAETGKDEDFGRGNSHYDRYYGDPTVKPNPCLAALVQGPFYAAKMVPGDLGTKGGLVADTAGRVQREDGTVIEGLYASGNTATPAMGHTYAGPGATIGPAITFAYLAVLDIAEQAKAGKAQAAKAS from the coding sequence ATGACTGATCGGGATTACGACGTGGTGGTGGTCGGCAGCGGTGCCGCCGGTATGACCGCCGCCCTCACCGCTGCTCACAACGGTCTGCGCGTGGTGCTCATCGAAAAAGCCGCTCACTACGGCGGATCCACCGCACGCTCGGGTGGCGGCGTGTGGATTCCGGGCAACAAGGCGCTCAAGGCCGCGGGTCGTCCCGACGATCGCGAAGACGCCCGCCGCTACCTGCACAGCATCATCGGAGACGTGGTGCCCAAGGAGCGGATCGACACCTACATCGACCGCGGCGCGGAAGCCTTCGACTTCGTGCTCGATCACTCCCCGCTGCAGATGAAGTGGGTGCCCGGCTACTCCGACTACTACCCGGAGGCTCCCGGCGGACTCGGCGACGGACGCTCGTGCGAGCCGAAGCCGTTCAATGCCAAGGTGCTCGGCGCCGAACTCGCGAAACTGGAACCGCCGTACGCCAAGGCGCCGCTGAACGTGGTCGTCATGCAGGCCGACTTCGTGCGACTCAACCTGATCAAGCGCCACCCCAAGGGCATCATGCGGGCCATGCGCGTCGGCGCCCGCACCTACCTGGCCAAGTGGACCGGCAAGCACATCCTCGGCATGGGCCAGGCCATCATCGCCGCCATGCGCAAGGGGCTCATGGACGCGAATGTGCCGGTGCTGCTGGAAACTCCGATGACCAAGCTGATCCAGGACGAGAACGGCCGGGTCACCGGTGTCGAAGCCGTGCACAACGGGGAGACCGTCGTGTTCAACGCCCGCTACGGCGTGGTGCTGGGTGCGGGCGGCTTCGAACACAATGCGGAGATGCGCACCAAGTACCAGCGCCAGCCCATCACCACCGAGTGGACGACGGGTGCGGCCGGGAACACCGGTGACGGCATCATCGCGGGCATGGAGGCCGGCGGCGCGGTCGACTTCATGGAGGACGCCTGGTGGGGGCCGACCATCTTCAAGGGCGGCAAGCCGTGGTTCGCGCTCGCCGAGCGCAACCTGCCCGGCACCATCATGGTGAACGCCGACGGCAAGCGATTCGGAAATGAGTCCGCTCCTTACGTCGAGGCAGTGCACACCATGTACGGCGGCGAATACGGTCAGGGTGAAGGCCCGGGCGAGAACATCCCCGCCTGGCTGGTGTTCGACCAGCGCTACCGGAACCGCTACATCTTCGCCGGATTGCAGCCTGGTCAGCGGATTCCGTCCCGGTGGATGGAAAACGACTACATCGTCAAGGCCGATACGCTCGAGGAACTGGCCGCCAAGATCGGCGTGCCCGTCGAGAACCTGACGGCCACCGTGCAGCGCTTCAACAAGTTCGCCGAGACCGGCAAGGACGAGGACTTCGGTCGCGGCAACAGCCACTACGACCGCTACTACGGTGACCCGACCGTGAAGCCCAATCCGTGCCTCGCGGCGCTCGTGCAGGGCCCGTTCTACGCGGCCAAGATGGTCCCCGGCGACCTCGGCACCAAGGGTGGTCTCGTCGCCGACACCGCCGGCCGTGTGCAGCGCGAGGACGGCACCGTCATCGAGGGCCTCTACGCCTCCGGCAATACCGCCACCCCCGCCATGGGCCACACCTACGCCGGCCCGGGCGCCACCATCGGCCCCGCCATCACCTTCGCCTACCTGGCCGTTCTCGATATCGCCGAGCAGGCCAAGGCAGGAAAGGCGCAGGCGGCCAAGGCATCCTGA
- a CDS encoding AraC family transcriptional regulator: MTDGLAQLRSITSAALLVEFARGRDIPLTALLRDTGIREADLMDSTAEITLGQELALMRNVVTGVGDEPGMGLMAGLLCHPPSLGVLGFALMSCPTVREAVGLALRYADLSFTVARHTLVLNEFEASIIRDDSAVPRDLRRFAVERDVAAIWTIQQDVLPMRPPITRVAVAFPPHPVYEMFGAMLGVEEVVFNAPRSVVTGPMNIQDLQLPQANSATARFYEQQCADLVQRRKRRLGISGQVRQLLIGRGGIADQARIAADLDISVRTLRRRLADEGTTFRELTTETIGLLAEELLITGMTVEQAAIRLGYASVSAFTSAFRAWKGQSPGQFARENRGRVSSRVS, from the coding sequence GTGACGGACGGTCTCGCGCAACTTCGCTCCATCACCAGTGCGGCCCTGCTGGTCGAGTTCGCCAGAGGCCGCGACATCCCGCTGACCGCCCTGTTACGCGACACCGGCATCCGCGAAGCCGACCTGATGGACTCCACCGCGGAGATCACCCTCGGCCAGGAGTTGGCCCTCATGCGCAATGTGGTCACCGGCGTCGGCGACGAACCCGGCATGGGCCTCATGGCCGGCCTGCTCTGCCACCCGCCCAGCCTGGGCGTCCTCGGCTTCGCCCTGATGAGCTGCCCCACCGTCCGTGAAGCCGTCGGCCTGGCCCTGCGCTACGCGGACCTGTCCTTCACCGTCGCCCGCCACACCCTGGTCCTCAACGAGTTCGAGGCGTCCATCATCCGCGACGACAGCGCCGTCCCCCGCGACCTGCGCCGCTTCGCCGTGGAACGCGATGTGGCCGCCATCTGGACCATCCAGCAGGACGTCCTCCCCATGCGCCCGCCGATAACCCGCGTCGCCGTCGCCTTCCCTCCGCATCCCGTCTACGAGATGTTCGGCGCCATGCTCGGCGTCGAAGAGGTGGTCTTCAACGCCCCCCGCTCGGTGGTCACCGGCCCCATGAACATCCAGGATCTCCAACTCCCGCAGGCGAATTCGGCTACCGCCCGCTTCTACGAACAGCAGTGCGCCGACCTCGTCCAGCGCCGCAAACGCCGCCTCGGCATCAGCGGCCAGGTCCGTCAGCTCCTCATCGGCCGCGGCGGCATAGCCGACCAGGCTCGCATAGCCGCCGACCTCGACATCAGCGTCCGCACCCTGCGCCGCCGCCTCGCCGACGAGGGCACCACCTTCCGCGAATTGACCACGGAGACAATAGGTCTGCTCGCCGAAGAACTCCTCATCACCGGAATGACGGTGGAACAGGCCGCGATCCGGCTCGGCTACGCCAGCGTCTCCGCCTTCACCTCCGCCTTCCGCGCCTGGAAGGGCCAATCCCCCGGCCAGTTCGCTCGCGAGAACCGGGGCCGCGTCTCCTCCCGTGTCTCCTGA
- a CDS encoding AAA family ATPase — MTSPMDVTIKRTEAVLREMGRVVVGKRDELQLIMIAVLSGGHILIEDLPGLGKTLIARSFASALGLNFTRVQFTPDLLPADLIGSTIYDMHSGRFTFRRGPVFTNMLLADEVNRTPPKTQAALLEAMAEGQVSIDGETFLLPKPFVVMATDNPIEYEGTYPLPEAQLDRFAIQLRLGYLSEQDEMQMIRRRLERGAQTPQVGQVVDADGLIEMRQSVEYVTVHPDVVGYVVSLAAATRNHPQVEVGASPRAELDLVQMARARALLNARDYVVPEDVKALAIPAMAHRITLRPEMWVRRIRGEDVIAELLRRLPVPRATTA, encoded by the coding sequence ATGACATCACCGATGGATGTGACCATCAAGCGCACCGAGGCCGTGCTGCGGGAAATGGGGCGGGTCGTCGTCGGCAAACGCGACGAACTGCAACTGATCATGATCGCCGTGCTGTCCGGCGGGCACATCCTCATCGAGGATCTGCCCGGCCTGGGCAAGACCCTCATCGCGCGCTCGTTCGCCTCGGCGCTGGGCCTGAACTTCACCCGCGTGCAGTTCACCCCCGACCTGCTGCCCGCGGACCTGATCGGCTCCACCATCTACGACATGCATTCGGGCCGCTTCACCTTCCGCCGCGGCCCGGTGTTCACGAACATGCTGCTGGCCGACGAGGTCAACCGCACCCCGCCCAAGACGCAGGCCGCCCTGCTGGAGGCCATGGCCGAGGGCCAGGTCTCCATCGACGGCGAAACCTTCCTGCTTCCCAAGCCTTTCGTGGTGATGGCCACCGACAACCCCATCGAGTACGAGGGCACCTACCCCCTGCCCGAAGCCCAGCTCGACCGCTTCGCCATCCAACTGCGCCTCGGCTATCTCTCCGAACAGGACGAGATGCAGATGATCCGCCGCCGCCTGGAGCGCGGCGCGCAAACCCCGCAGGTCGGCCAGGTCGTCGATGCCGACGGCCTGATCGAGATGCGCCAGAGCGTCGAATACGTGACCGTGCACCCCGATGTGGTCGGCTATGTCGTCTCCCTCGCCGCCGCCACCCGCAACCACCCCCAGGTCGAAGTGGGCGCTTCCCCTCGCGCCGAACTCGACCTGGTCCAAATGGCCCGCGCCCGAGCCCTTTTGAACGCCCGCGACTACGTGGTCCCGGAAGACGTGAAGGCCCTGGCGATTCCGGCCATGGCGCACCGCATCACCCTCCGCCCCGAAATGTGGGTCCGCCGCATCCGCGGCGAAGACGTGATCGCCGAGTTGCTGCGCCGCCTCCCCGTCCCGCGCGCCACCACCGCGTGA
- a CDS encoding MaoC/PaaZ C-terminal domain-containing protein codes for MPIDPNIALGAQLESIDFAWTPTDVQHYNLALGAGARWTDPAELRYLDDRAPQVLPTFATVAPFFHETEPPKVQFPGIDIDLAKVVHGSQEVVVHQPIPASGKATFERRISELWDKGSAAVIWQEHTATSSDGELLWTARSSIFAKGEGGFGGDRGPSSKSELPDRTPDFDIFTPTLPQQALLYRMCGDRNPLHSDPEFARAAGFPNPIMHGLGTYGLVCKAATDTVLDSDATRVKSFRTRFAGVLYPGETLHSRIWKTAEGELTIAVTVVEREESPVLADVVLTYE; via the coding sequence ATGCCCATCGATCCGAATATCGCGCTCGGCGCGCAGCTCGAGTCCATCGACTTCGCCTGGACCCCCACCGATGTCCAGCACTACAACCTCGCCCTGGGCGCGGGCGCCCGCTGGACCGACCCCGCCGAACTGCGCTACCTCGACGATCGCGCACCCCAGGTGCTGCCCACCTTCGCCACCGTGGCCCCGTTCTTCCACGAGACCGAACCGCCGAAGGTGCAGTTCCCCGGCATCGACATCGACCTCGCGAAGGTCGTGCACGGCAGCCAGGAAGTCGTTGTGCACCAGCCGATCCCGGCCTCGGGCAAGGCCACCTTCGAACGCCGCATCAGCGAACTCTGGGACAAGGGCTCCGCCGCTGTGATCTGGCAGGAGCACACCGCCACCTCCTCCGACGGCGAACTTCTCTGGACCGCACGCTCTTCCATCTTCGCCAAGGGTGAGGGCGGCTTCGGCGGCGACCGCGGCCCCAGCTCGAAATCCGAACTCCCAGACCGCACACCGGATTTCGACATCTTCACCCCCACCCTGCCCCAGCAGGCCCTCCTCTACCGCATGTGCGGCGACCGCAACCCCCTGCACTCCGACCCCGAATTCGCCCGCGCCGCAGGCTTCCCCAACCCGATCATGCACGGCCTCGGCACCTACGGCCTGGTCTGCAAGGCCGCCACGGACACCGTCCTGGATTCGGACGCGACGCGCGTGAAGTCCTTCCGCACCCGCTTCGCCGGCGTCCTCTACCCCGGCGAAACCCTCCACTCCCGCATCTGGAAAACCGCCGAGGGTGAACTCACCATCGCGGTGACAGTCGTAGAGCGCGAAGAATCCCCCGTCCTCGCCGACGTAGTCCTCACCTACGAGTAG
- a CDS encoding DUF4129 domain-containing protein, translated as MTGVGTVVTRATVLIALLMFAVFALRGYIPGSGGPSAPHTPSAVAIALMPVLLLVSVVILVAGVINSQHRLPLAMPEADEDARRRSWKLGGLGLLILVGLAAVALLLTALISVYVLGPGREEETPTAATRPPATETIGAPVETTTPVGEILSAPALTGPALVIVAVGATVLILVAMTGLVVVAVSSNRRPATTIGLPPPRKSTEAVSLAKVAEMGLAAMIAPGQDPRTAIIACYVAMESGLAQAREVAPLVSDTPSEVLARAFDRGFLHDASARELVALFEEARFSPHSMLEWQRMRAEQLLRIVLADLQGAAA; from the coding sequence GTGACTGGGGTGGGGACGGTGGTCACGCGCGCGACCGTACTGATCGCGTTGCTGATGTTCGCTGTCTTCGCGCTGCGCGGATACATCCCCGGCAGCGGCGGGCCCTCGGCGCCGCACACACCCTCGGCGGTCGCCATCGCATTGATGCCGGTCCTGCTGCTGGTCTCCGTGGTCATCCTGGTCGCGGGGGTGATCAACAGTCAGCACCGGCTGCCGCTGGCCATGCCCGAAGCGGACGAGGACGCGCGCAGGCGGTCCTGGAAGCTGGGCGGCCTCGGGCTGCTGATACTCGTCGGCCTGGCGGCCGTCGCCCTGCTGCTCACGGCGCTGATCTCGGTGTACGTGCTCGGGCCCGGCCGGGAGGAGGAGACCCCGACCGCGGCGACGCGGCCTCCGGCCACCGAAACCATCGGCGCCCCGGTCGAAACCACCACTCCGGTCGGCGAGATCCTGTCCGCGCCCGCGCTGACCGGTCCGGCGCTGGTCATCGTGGCCGTCGGCGCGACCGTCCTGATACTGGTGGCCATGACCGGTCTGGTGGTGGTCGCGGTGAGCTCGAATCGCCGCCCCGCCACGACAATCGGGTTGCCCCCGCCCCGAAAGTCCACCGAGGCCGTGTCGCTGGCGAAGGTTGCGGAGATGGGCCTGGCCGCCATGATCGCGCCGGGCCAGGATCCGCGCACCGCCATCATCGCCTGCTACGTCGCCATGGAAAGCGGTCTGGCACAGGCGCGGGAGGTCGCGCCGCTGGTCTCGGACACCCCCTCCGAGGTGCTGGCGCGCGCCTTCGATCGGGGCTTCCTGCACGACGCCTCGGCGCGGGAACTGGTGGCGCTGTTCGAGGAAGCCCGGTTCAGCCCGCACTCCATGCTGGAGTGGCAGCGGATGCGTGCCGAGCAGCTGCTGCGTATCGTATTGGCTGACCTGCAGGGGGCTGCGGCATGA
- a CDS encoding DUF58 domain-containing protein — MRHRDTSTSVEAELQWRPAPLVFMLAAVSAPALVLAVILGQWQLVVFAAPMIGVLASAPLQQSRTRIQVDGVGVLRCFETEEVVLTAAAFVESGHALLRLHSEPIHGMEIRVEEAVDSGPAPAGLRQSLSASRWGRYPVPVRVTALNPAGLSVASVVLSAGDVYVYPIADPQRTRLPRTELPERIGMHLTRRHGPGVEFADVRAYAPGDQLRTVNWAVSARRGRLFVTERFTNRAADVVVLVDTSLQAPGPATDSLELSVRGAAQVAQSALQAGDRTAVVCLGRSPRWLRPDIGRRQFYRIVDTVLDVGDEHISTVGTLAPHAAVPIGAVVVAFSTLLDTQFALSLIDLRKRGHVVVVVDVLRGTPFGAGLDPTLARMWQLERSSMYRDMGTVGVDIVAWPEDARLDQVMRLLPEHRRTVRVRR, encoded by the coding sequence ATGAGGCATCGCGATACCAGCACGTCAGTCGAGGCCGAATTGCAGTGGCGGCCTGCGCCTCTGGTGTTCATGCTGGCTGCGGTGTCCGCGCCCGCGTTGGTGCTCGCGGTGATCCTGGGGCAGTGGCAGCTGGTGGTGTTCGCCGCGCCGATGATCGGCGTGCTGGCCAGTGCGCCGTTGCAGCAGTCGCGGACGCGGATCCAGGTGGACGGGGTGGGGGTGCTGCGCTGCTTCGAGACCGAGGAGGTGGTGCTGACCGCGGCCGCGTTCGTGGAGTCGGGACATGCGTTGCTGCGCTTGCACTCCGAGCCGATTCACGGCATGGAGATCCGGGTGGAGGAGGCGGTGGATTCCGGGCCGGCTCCGGCCGGACTGCGGCAGTCGCTGTCGGCGTCGCGGTGGGGGCGGTATCCGGTGCCGGTGCGGGTGACCGCCTTGAATCCGGCGGGGCTGTCGGTGGCGTCGGTGGTCTTGTCGGCGGGGGATGTGTATGTGTACCCGATCGCCGACCCGCAGCGAACTCGATTGCCGCGCACCGAACTTCCCGAACGCATCGGTATGCACCTGACGCGCAGGCACGGTCCGGGTGTGGAGTTCGCGGATGTGCGGGCCTACGCGCCGGGTGATCAGTTGCGCACCGTGAACTGGGCGGTCAGCGCCCGCCGCGGAAGGCTCTTCGTGACCGAGCGATTCACCAACCGGGCAGCGGATGTCGTTGTGCTGGTGGACACTTCGCTGCAAGCGCCCGGACCCGCGACGGATTCGCTGGAGCTGTCGGTGCGCGGCGCGGCGCAGGTGGCGCAATCGGCCTTGCAGGCCGGTGACCGCACAGCCGTTGTCTGCCTTGGCCGTTCGCCCCGCTGGCTGCGCCCCGACATCGGCCGCCGCCAGTTCTACCGCATCGTCGACACCGTCCTGGACGTGGGCGACGAGCACATTTCCACGGTCGGCACCCTCGCCCCGCACGCCGCCGTCCCCATCGGCGCGGTGGTGGTGGCCTTCTCCACCCTGCTCGACACCCAATTCGCGCTGTCCCTCATCGATCTGCGCAAGCGCGGGCACGTCGTGGTGGTGGTGGACGTGCTGCGCGGCACGCCTTTCGGCGCCGGTCTGGATCCCACGCTGGCGCGCATGTGGCAGCTGGAGCGCAGTTCCATGTACCGCGATATGGGCACGGTCGGCGTGGATATCGTGGCCTGGCCCGAGGACGCCCGGCTCGATCAGGTCATGCGCCTGCTCCCGGAGCATCGCCGCACCGTGCGGGTGCGCCGATGA